From a region of the Nothobranchius furzeri strain GRZ-AD chromosome 12, NfurGRZ-RIMD1, whole genome shotgun sequence genome:
- the LOC129157016 gene encoding spectrin alpha chain, non-erythrocytic 1-like, translated as MSDLSAYGSSIQALKEQAQSCRDLKANESRLRDINKVASELESEGLMAEEAPMVQAQQQEHLGSAPGKDEADSNTASPWKTVRLGVQTTANFDSIKVRGSSSLPV; from the exons atgtcggacctgtcggcttacggcagcagcatccaggccctgaaggagcaggcccagtcctgcagg gacctgaaggccaacgagtcccgcctgagggacatcaacaaggtggcatctgaactggagtcagaaggtctgatggctgaggaggctcctatggttcaggctcag caacaagaacatctgggttctgctcctggaaag gatgaagccgactctaacacggcgtcaccctggaaga ccgtacggttgggcgttcagacgacggctaactttgattccatcaaggtaagaggaagctcttcccttcctgtctga